The window AATTAAGCCTAGGTTCCCAAAAGCACCTTTGTGCTAAATATTGGTGCACTAATTGTGAGGACACTGATGCTGACAAACAGTCACATTTGATCCATAAACCCTTTTCTCTCTCAATTTGCATGATCGACCTATCTGTCAAAAAAGCAGCAAGTGGTgttttaaatacataaacatcTCAGAGAATAAGAGCATGTATATTTGAAGACACCTTCATGTTATGATGAATTATTGTACTGTTCTACATTGCTTTTTGTGATCTCCACATTGTGCCGATTTAAAACCTggaatataaaaataacataaaatgtaaaaggAACCAATTTTGTCAGATATTTTTATCTGGTATAAATTTGCAATAATCATATAATTTACCTGTATGGGAATCAGCAAGTAATGCATTGCATATATTTCAAATATGAAATATGTGGATTTCATATTTATCACACTGCTTTCTAAGATATTGTCTCTGACCACTGAAAGCCACTATGCAAATATTAGAAGCATTAAGGAACATGGGTGACTGACTTGAACACCTGCTAAAGTTTGCTTTAGGCCCGTCTGACTTCAACCTGTGCAACGTGGGCGATGAGAGTTTGAAAGAGGGGGCATCTCATGGTGTTAAAGTACTCTATAATTTCCCCTGGGGATCAGAGACGCTGGAGACACTGTGGACCCTGGGAGACACACAACTACTGAAGACTCACCAAGAAACATCCGTTAAAGTACAGGTCAGAGAATTAAAAATTTCAGACAATATTAAATCATTCACAGGTAATTCAGCCACTAAGTGTAAAATGGCATGTTAAAGAATTTACAAAGACTATTAGTTTATAGGGGGTTTTCCCTCCTAGAAATAATGTTTACCATTACTGTTGAAAAAAACTAATTGTATAATTTTCAGTGCAGAGATGGAAGAAAGTCTGTAGTTCCTCATGTAATCTCTGTCAGTGTGAATGTTGATCGGGGAATGCTGGCTTACCTGTTTAATTCACTTCAACGGCTAAAGAAAACTGACAGCAAACAGAAGCTTCATCAGAGGACAGTAAgccatttatttgcattaataaGTGTTTGAATATGTAAACTAATTTGAAAGGGAAATGGGGAAGCTGACCATGGTTTGTTtcactgatttgttcaggttttGAAGCTCCATCCTGCTTTAACTCCAGTAAAAGTGGCCTTGGATATAGGACGAGGATCTAATTCAGAACTTAGACAGGTACAGTGGCTTATACATAGAACTAAACATCAGTGCAAGAATCCTGCAAAATGTATCACTGCATCATAAATCCCCTTTAATAGTTAAACAGTAGCTTAACTCCTCCAACATTGCATTCATAAGCCTGTTGCATGGCATATTTGATATTTACCTGGTGTTTACAAATACAAAGACAGAATGCTTCTCCAGAGAGGAAACAGATCTGTGTACAAGCAGACAGTCTGCACAAGCTGCAcctcttttattttaaatattttatagatttATGTGTATTGTGAATCCACTTATAGATGCATATTACTGGTAAAGTACAAAAAAGTATATTGTGCCATTAAATTTAGAGCAGATTTCAGTTTGTCAGTGctgtggtctatttcagttgaTTCTATTAGCTACTAATGTGCCTGAACACAATTCATTTTCAGACCAGCATGTCCATGAGCACACACAATAACAAGTTGTGAAAATGATCACTGCATTCACTCAAAATTATTTGTAGTTGCATTCCAAATGACACACAATGCACTTAAgcctcatttccactgagtggtacactTCAGTTCGGtatggtatgggtcacctttattagACTTGTGTCTCTCCTGCCAAAATGGTACTCTATTGGTAGGCGTGGTCTAAGACAGAAAGTTGCAGTCGACATCAAGACTGTTCTTGCTCAGTGAAATGTCAATGTAAAGCTATACGGTTCGTTTACATTTCATATACAAAACAGATGCttaatacacataaatacttgtgtataaatgttaaatgccaacctttctatgaacagaaTTTGATAATAGCTGACAGATTTGATTATAGCTTATCAACGCAATGAATACAAAATAGCTAACTGTAACGTCTacaagtatataaaataaataaagcatgaaTACATACAGACCCCAACAGTCTCACaaatgttaccaattacaaaaaaattccACACGACATACATTAAGGACTTATTGGcttcaaaaacaatacaaaatatggCCCGTACATGTACAGCACATGTAACATCGTGTTaaaaagtaattccatcattccgagttcataatagtccataAAAGTCATTAATACGAAAGTAAAACACACATGTactcaaaacatttaaaagaaatatgcTATACATGTATAGGTAAACTCATTATTATTTGGTGTGCAACAATACACATGGTTAGGTTTTAGTTCCAAGTTTCGGTGCAATTTTGGAATATATAttcagtaaaaaatgtaaaaatgtaaaatgtaaaaatgtaaaaaattctaAAACGAAtacatggcgacgcagtggcacagtcggtagtgctgttgccttagagcaaggtttgctggttcgagcctcggctgggtcagttgggatttctgtgcggagtttgcattttctcccttcgtttgcgtgggtttcctccgggtgcattggtttcccccacagtcgaaagacatgtggtacaggtgtattgggtagcctaaattgtccgtattgtatatggatgtttcccagagataggttgcagctggaagggcatctgctgcataaaacaaatgctgtattagttggcggtttattccactgtggcgaccccagattaataaagggactaagccgaaaagaaaataaatgaatgaaaacgaatacaatataacaaaaaaaaaatatctaaaataaacagtgatttcCAGTTTTTTTCTTGTACCTAACATTGGTTATCAAAACCTTTTTCAGTAAGTATGATGATACCGTCAACAAAATCATCACCACACCTGCAGACCAGATGTTGTGGATGACAGCAAAGGTTTGTGGGCTGCAGAGATGAAGCTTTCAGATCGGGAAACAAAGCAGCTCTCAAAAATGCAAAACTGTCATATGCTCAAAAAATCTGTAACCTCACAGACTGCAGGAGCACACAGAGCCTCTGGCAAGCCATTCAGTCCATCACTGTCTACAAGCCTCTGCCACAGGCCTGTGATGATGACACATTTCCCCTAGATGAAGTGAACCAATGACAACACAATTTCCCAAATGTGTACATTCCAAGGCATAACCCATTGAATGCTCAAGTCGCAGATGAACATAATTACCGTTTAGAAGCAAGACAAGTCATAACTTTTATTCAAATGAGCAGATGAATTGTCCCGAGAGTTTTGGTTCTGGGCATCTGGATCATGTGGGCTCTTTTGCTAACATGCAGCATACGTCACTTTCATTTTCAGGTGAAAGCATCTTCCACTTTAGTGCTTACTGATGGGACATTTAATTGCAGAGAGATATGTTTCAGCACATGGACATACATTCTAGAGAGTTCAGAGAGTATTAGAGAGTATTTGATGGAATAATGGAAAtgcaaaatacaattttaatttaaaaccaaAAAATTGCAGTATGCATATTGAAGCGTGGAGGTCGTACTGAATATAACGGCATTCCTAGTTTTTATGCACATTCACTCAATTGAACAAATCATTAGGAGCTAATGGTTGTTCTCTTGGGATGACACGGCGGCACAgttggtagcacaatcgcctcacagcaaacaggttgctggttcgagtcttgggtgggtcagttggcatttctgtgtggagtttgcatgttcttcctatgtgaattgggtgagctaaattggccttagtgtatgtttgtgattgagtgtttccaagtgatgggttgcagctggagggcacccgctgtgttaaacatatgctggataaggtggttcattccgctgtggtgaccccaagttaataaagggactaagccgaaaagaaaatgaatgattgattggttGTTCTCTTGAACACTGAGCGTCTGTTTACATGTGGTCACTTCCTGTCTTTTTTAAGATCGAATAACTATCCGATCATGAAACGAACAAGTGTAAATAATCTCCAAAAAGCAGTTGAGACCGATTGCTCAGGTCAATTCAGGAGGTGGTCTAGGATGCATTTCAGATGAAGCTGGACAGATCTGAATGCATCTGGTTGTTGAGACAACATATGCAAGTTTTACTCCTCCCAAATTTGAAAATAATCAATATGAGAGCACACATGTTGTAGGCGATATGACTGCCAGACATACAAGTGCAAATGCATAAGCAAAAGAAGGCCGCAGATGACAGTTTGTGATGTTTGTTTTCGTTGTAATTacatgtttcttttcattttatttttgaccaTAAAATATTATTAGATGACAGCATTCACAACAGAGACACAGCAGAGAACTGTAGCGTATCTCTGTGACAAGAgagaaataataatagaaaaatatagAGCTCATTCCTTTACAAAggcacattgttttgtttttggtagaGTTTGTTATAGACAAATGAATTAAAATCTTTACAGTTTTGAATGATGCATTTCACATatttgtgtgacaaaaatgtttcatttagcCCATATAAGAAAGTAATCACAGAGCCTACCTTGTGCGCTTTTAATGTTTTACAGCCtgcatctaaaataaaaaatatatgcggTGTATCTGTATAGCCTAGTTAAAGTTGCATATAATAGTCATATCCATTTAGTGGAGATGCATTCATGTGGTTAAATGGAACCGTTTTCAGAAATCAAATggctatttgaaaaaaaaaaaaaaactcatgaagtGACTAGACACTGAGAGACAACAACAAACTAACTAAATTTTGCATAAGCAAAACACATAAGCAGAATATATGCACATTTACTAAAGgaaaataaacaatgaatacTTAGAAATGCATATCAGAACAATGTTATTGAATAAACATTTAAACCATCTAAATTCAATTCAGTTAATATTTATTTGCGattgtgtttatttacttgtgctCTCACACTGACCCAATAACAAATCTTTGTCTTCAGGTTTGTGAGGGTTTGCTTCAAGAATTTCTTGAAGTTGGAATTTCCACATGGCCTGGATACTTGGACACAAAGTCTCTGGAGAATTTGAACACAAAGTAAAAAGCATCCACATAAAGAAATTACAATATTTGTAATTATTGATGATGAAATATTATAATGTTGAAGATTATTTTTGTTCTTGCAGGTATGATGAGATGGGTGTCCTCTTTACAGTGATGGTCAGTGAGAGCACACTAAAAAGTGGCCTTCTGTTGGTCCGTAACAGAGACACCACCATTAGAGAGACTATGCATATTTCAGAAATCAAATGCTTCCTGCTTAAATACATATCTGCCTCAGAGAATCACTGACTTTGATCTTCTGAATTTCTTCAGTGACAAACAAGTAATGTAATGTGATCATTCTGATGTAACTGCTACAAACTTGTTAATCTGCTGATGCAAAATAGCATTACTGTATGCTGAAAAAAATGGGAAAACAtttgatgaaaaataaaacagttatagtGTATGTACAGCTTTGCATTTGCCCCAGAGTCTATATTGAtgtcaatttgtttaatttaacaatgtaaaacatgatttatttttgGATTTGGTTCTTTGAAATATGTAATgatgattataatttttttctcttgTGTGATTAAACAGCAACATCATCTCAATGAATTCGGTTGACATTACCAAGCAGTTATACAAACTAAATATTCTTTGACAGAAAAGCTGTTGTAATTATGAAATCattcaacaaaaataacacttccAGGGTATTGCCCTTGATAAACATGTCTAAACTGTTAGCATGTTTGCTCGTAGGAGGAAGCAGCTGATGACCAACTGCCATGCCACGTTTCTCCCGCACTatctaaaataaaaccaaaactaAAGGCTATACTCCTTCGCTCCGACATTAACCACATAACTCCATTAACCACTTAACTCCGTTCAGCTCTTTAACTCCACTGAAACACATTTATTAGGAAAAACATACTTTGCCATTTACTTAATACTACTCCTAAATGCATTTATGGTTTTCTAAGACCATAACAGTAGTTGtgtagaatgtagttgtttagagtgcaactacgcagtttatttataaggatagtgcttatTTGAAACATTCATATTTTCAGAGATACAGCGACAGAAAACTCGTAATTACAAACTACAGCTaatcaaatcatttaaaaacagctaaGTGACACTAAGTCAATCTCtctatgttgtagtgctgtatttataccatagtgatctggtgtttgctttgctttggctttttcgagtTAATTATTGTGATGTCCCAATTGCAACTAAATGCTAGGGAATATctatagactgatggcatttctttTAATCTTAaattgtgagcaaaatcacctgtttgtcatcactttagatattatgctggagaattattcaaatactagctctaaagtaagGTTGGTAAAATTAgctacagtttctgctgttctgatgtcggCTGCAGCTGTGAGTGAATTGCGGAAGAAAGTAATTTCTCATACAAAAAATTTTTAAACtctgtgtttaattttcttttttaaatacttgatTATGCCagtgaactgttgtataaacgcactAGTACACTCTTAGCAGAGCTATATGGCTGTAAATCatctgtatatataattattattatacatgtaACTTGTACTATACTACTTATAGTGCTACCTGACAtcactttaaatgtataaaaataaaattaaatgtataaaaattttcctcactacctatctacctacctaccttacTTCAAATTTACCCTGAGCCATGCAGGAGCCCACACCACCATCTCCTTATGCATGTCATATtggcagttttaaataaatatagacaGTTAAAatacaatgataaaaaaaaaatcttctataCTGGCTAATAAAATGTTGAGCAGACACACCTAGGAATACTCGATCTCAACCTTAAGAGCGATGTACAAGGCATACTGAAAgtcaaaaaagttaataaaaaattacttaTGCGCTTGTCCATGTAAATTGTCAAACTTACCATGAACACAAATACTCCACAGATCTTGGAGAGACCCTGCATTGAAATATCTTAGGTAATGttggaaaaaatgaaaaaataaaaataaataacagtaataataataataaactatatatatatatatatatatatatatatatatatatatatatatacatatatatatatatatatatatatatagatacatatatatatatatatatatatatatatatatatatatatatatatatatatatatatatatattatatatatgcaaACAAACATAAATTTTGAAATCTGAAACAATCATCAGCAgataaaaaagttatatattaaaatCATTTGAAGTAGGCCTAGCATGTTTGAAATAGGGtggcgcagtggcacagtgggtgctgtcgcctcacagcaagaaggttgctggttcgagccttggcttggtcagttggcatttctttgtggagtttgcatattctcgctgtgtttgcgtgggtttcctctggatgatccggtttccaccacaagtccaaataagtgctaggtgaattgggtaagcgtGAATGCGTGaagtgtgaatgcgtgtgtatgcatgttttccagtgatgggttgctgctggaagggcatccactgcttaaaacatatgctggataagttggcggttcatttcgttgttgcgaccccagattaatagaggaattaagctgaaaagaaaattaaaacataaaactttTTCCTCCGACATTACAGCTGGACACTTCATCCTAGTAGGTGGCAGTATATGCAACTAAAGCTGGTTTGACAACCGCCATGAAATCAAAGAAGAAGACAGAGGACCTATCCTTTACTAGCTGGTTCATCGGACGTGTACTTGCTGAAAAAATGGCTGCAGAGCAGAATGGAGTAAAAATGCCGTCAACTGAGGAAAATAAAGAGAACAGCATCGATCAGAGTATTGGTCTGGAGAGTATCCTTAAAGCTAAATCTAACTTACagtgtcatttattttttagtgGTGGAGACCATCAGTATTTCAACAGTTAAAAGGAGGACGGCTGCTACTTGGTTTTTATGGAATACGAGTCAGTTGATCTAAACAATTACAGATTGGAATATTGCTTTTTATACAATATAGATTATAGATAAAGattataaatgtatgtttttttaataaatggggTAATTAGCGGTAATAGGTAATTACTCCATTGAGCCCTCTTCAGACTAGTTTTTGTTAAACGgtgtttttgtgattttattttttaattgcggTTGTGTTTTGTGGAAGGGATTGTATATTCAAGCATGCTGTTAGCTATTTTAAAGGTCTgggtttattttacttaaaattgaCTACAGTTCTGCAGATTATTAAAGACTCTCAGCAGCAGCATGGACTCAGGCATGGAGATTACCAGCGCTATAGGTAAGACTGTGGGAGATATTTCTTTTTTGTTAAGTTATATTATAACACAAATACCACTACGTTAATCATTTCTTCTTTCCTCAAAGGGGTTATTGCTCCAGACGGCTGCGTCGTTTGAGAAAGGCTCTGGGCTTTAAAATGGGAAACAGACACAAGTTTACTGGGAAAAAAGTGACCGTGGAGATGCTTTCAGACAACCGGTAACTTTTAGCagtttaaatgaaatattaatacgatgctttattttctttttatcttagTCATTTTGTATCGGTCTCTCTTTCACTGTACTAGATATCTGTTGTTAGTCTTAATGGAAGCAGAAAGAGCTTGGAGTTATGCTATGCAGCTGAAACAGGAAGCTAACACTGAGCCCAGAAAGCGTTTCCATTTGCTGGGTCGCTTGCGGAAGGCTGCCAAACATGGAGACCAGCTGGAGAAGCTGTGTGAAAGTCC is drawn from Danio rerio strain Tuebingen ecotype United States chromosome 6, GRCz12tu, whole genome shotgun sequence and contains these coding sequences:
- the polg2 gene encoding DNA polymerase subunit gamma-2 isoform X2, whose translation is MLAYLFNSLQRLKKTDSKQKLHQRTVLKLHPALTPVKVALDIGRGSNSELRQVCEGLLQEFLEVGISTWPGYLDTKSLENLNTKYDEMGVLFTVMVSESTLKSGLLLVRNRDTTIRETMHISEIKCFLLKYISASENH
- the polg2 gene encoding DNA polymerase subunit gamma-2 isoform X1 — encoded protein: MFFKSTRSCLQRWGESLPLYQRKISKCSAHDDSLDQTRLLMRLCSERYYISSEAFNTRTCTYGPLGTELKKNIIDLWTSAIRSRAYVFGISNSMQSRIPEEPGRIVNLKSFQEILSKDNPSKEETSQNIQKHLKDSLSVRTSLLQGALQQYIQALELVNRTLPFGLAETGLCYNFDNQLRHSSDCSSEVTESSLVWFCSPRTSSQWMDYWVHHRLKWWRKFALGPSDFNLCNVGDESLKEGASHGVKVLYNFPWGSETLETLWTLGDTQLLKTHQETSVKVQCRDGRKSVVPHVISVSVNVDRGMLAYLFNSLQRLKKTDSKQKLHQRTVLKLHPALTPVKVALDIGRGSNSELRQVCEGLLQEFLEVGISTWPGYLDTKSLENLNTKYDEMGVLFTVMVSESTLKSGLLLVRNRDTTIRETMHISEIKCFLLKYISASENH